The genomic stretch CGGCCTTGAGCACCAGCGCCAGCGTCTGGGCCTCGCCCAGCCACTCCTCGAAGGTGCGGCCACCCATGCGGCCCATGGTGATGCGGGCCGAACCGCCGCTGATCTTCTCGTTGATGTTCGGCGCCGTCTGGACGTTCTCGTCCAGCACGATGGCCATGCGGCGGCCCACGCCCTGCTCGGTCAGCCGCTCGAACTCACGCGCGCCCGCGGGGTCGAAGGAGATGTTCACCTCCGGCTCGTTGAGCTGGCTGATGTTCGCGTCCGCGCTCGCCAGGCTCTCGCCGGTCAGCGGCACGTTCTTGTCCAGCAGGTAGGAGCGGTACGAGGTGCACTCGTTCTTCTTCACCGGGTTGGCGATGCACTCGGTGAGCACCACCCGGTTCTCCGGCACCTTGTCCTTCGTGTACTCGATGATGGCCTCACGCGTCGGGGCCTGGAGCTGCGGGAAGCCGCCCTCCGTGGTCAGCGTGATTTCGCTGCCAGCCGGCGGCGGGGTGGCCTGGAGCAGCTGCGCGAAGAACTGCGGGTTGGTGTCATCCACCATCCGGAACTCGAGCTGCGCGGTGGTCCCCACCAGCTCCTTCGCCTGCTCCGCGTTGCTGCGGCCCGGCAGCGAAATCTGGATGGAATCGGCGCCCAGCTTGCGCACGTCCACTTCCGCCACGCCCCACTTGTCGATGCGGCGGCGGATGACGAGCATCGCCTGGTCCACCGCTTCCGTCCGGAAGACGTTGGCCTGGCTCTCGTCCTGCACCAGCACCAGCGAGGCGCCGCTGCGACTGACTTCCTTGAAGTCAGTGAAGGTGGCCAGGACCTCTTTCTGGATGGCGTCCATGGTCGCCGGGTCCTTGGCCGTCAGGGTGACCTCGAGCTTCTCCGGGTCCGTGTCCGCCGTCACCTCGCCCAGCTTCTTGTCATTGATGTAATTGACAATCTGCTGCGCGCGGCGCTCGGTCCGCTTCTGGAGCGCCGTCTTGGTGTCCACCCGCATCACCATGTGGATGCCACCCTGGAGGTCCAGCCCCAGGTTCAGGCGGTACTTCGCGGGAGGCGCCCAGCTCGGCATCCGCTCCTCGAGCACGGCCAGGTTGTTGCGCTGGTCCCGATCGAGAACGACGAGCGAGTAGTACGTGGGGATGAGGAACCAGATGGAGCCCAGCGTCACCGCGACAATGAGTCCGAACTTCCACCACCAGCCGCGGTCCATCACTTCTCCTCCTTCTTCTCGCCGGCCGCCGTCGCGGTGGCAGCGGGCGTGCCTTCCGCCACCGCGCCCTTGGCGCTGATGGCCGTCTTGAGCACGCGGATGCGCACGCCGCTGGAGACCTCCAGCGTCACGGTGCGCTCATCCACGAGATGGATCTTCCCGAGGATACCCCCGGAAGTGACGACCTCATCACCCTTCTTCAGCGCGGAGAGGAGCGCACGATGCTCCTTCAGTTGCTTCTGCTGCGGGCGGATCATCACGAAGTACATGATGCCCACCAGGATGACCAGGAAGCCCAGGGTGCCCAGCGGATTGCCACCGCCGGCCTGCGCCAGAATCAGAAAGCTCTCAGCCACACACTGCCTCGTCGGTTGAGGAAAGCTTGGGATGGGAGGCCCCCCATTTTGTCCGAGGAAGCCATCCGAAAGGGGGCCCTCTTAGCAAGGGGGGCCCATGTGAGCAAGTGAACGCGGGAAGCCGGGCAATCCATCCGCCCGGTCAGCGACCGCGGGTCCGTTCGGCCTCCTGCGCCTTGGCACGGGCACGGAATTCCCGGGCAAAAGTGGCGAACCGGTCCTCTGCCACCGCGCGCCGGACTTCTGCCATCAGTCCCAGGAAGTAGTGGAGGTTGTGAATCGTGTTGAGCCGCATGGCCAACAGCTCCTGGGCGGCGAAGAGGTGGCGGAGGTAGGCCCTGCTGAAGTTGCGGCAGGTGTAGCAGGAGCACGCAGGGTCCACTGGCCGGGGGTCCCGGGCGTAGGCCGCGTTCCGGATGACGACCTTGCCCTCCGAGGTGAAGAGCAGGCCGTTGCGCGCACACCGGGTGGGCAGGACGCAGTCGAACATGTCCACCCCGTGCTCCACGCAGGTGACCAGGTCCACGGGCGTGCCCACGCCCATCAGGTAACGCGGCTTGTCGCGGGGCAGCAGGGGCGCGGAGTAGGCCACGCCGTCATGCATGGCCTCCGGAGCCTCGCCCACGGAGTAGCCGCCCAGGGCGTAGCCGGGCAGGTCCACCGCGCACACCTCCTCGGCGTGGCGCTTGCGCAAATCCTCGTGCAGGCCGCCCTGGACGATGCCGAAGAGCGACGAGCGCTCCCGGCTCCAGGCCTTCACGCACCGGTGCAACCAGCGGGTGGTGCGGGCCAGCGACGCCTCCAGGTAGGCCCGGTCCTCGGTGGAGGGCGGGCACTCGTCGAAGGCCATGATGACGTCGGCGCCCAGCGTCTCCTGGATGTCGATGGAGCGCTCGGGCGTGAGGAAGTGCCGCGCGCCGTCCAGGTGCGACTGGAAGGCGGCGCCCTCCTCGGTGATTTTGCGCTTCTCGGACAGGCTGAACACCTGGAACCCGCCGCTGTCGGTGAGCATGGGCCGGTTCCACGACACGAAGCGGTGCAGGCCGCCCATCTCCCCCACCAGCGCTTCACCGGGGCGCAGCATCAGGTGGTAGGTGTTGCCGAGGATGATCTGCGCGTCCAGCGTGAGCAGGTCGTCCGGCCCCACGCCCTTGACGCTGCCCACGGTGCCCACGGGCATGAAGATGGGTGTCTCCACGGGGCCGTGCGGCGTGTGCAGACGCCCCCGGCGGGCCTTCGTCCCCGACGCGTCCTCGTGAAGGAGCTCGAAGCGGACCATCCCCGGCTCCACGCGGGTGTCGCCCTTGCCACCTGACTGCTTCGCTTCCTGCTGCTCGCCCATGGCGTTCACTCCGACACCAGCATGGCGTCGCCGTAACTGAAGAATCGGTAGCCCGCGCGGACCGCCTCCGCGTAGGCCTCCAGCGTGCGCTCCCGTCCGAGCAGCGCGCTCACCAGCACCACCAGCGTCGAACGCGGCAGGTGGAAGTTGGTGAGCAGCAGGTCCACCTGACGGAAGGCGAAGCCAGGACGGATGAAGAGGGTCGTCTCGCCGGGGCCCGCGCGCAGCCGCCCCGTCTCCGGGTCGGTGGCGGACTCCAGGGTGCGCACCACGGTGGTACCCACCGCCACCACGCGCCGGCCTTCCGCGCGCGCCGCGTTGATGGCCTTCGCGGTTGCCTCCGGAACAGAGTAGCGCTCCGGGTGCATGTGGTGCTTGTCCAGGTCGTCCTCCCGCACCGGCAGGAAGGTGCCCGGCCCCACGTCCAGCGTCACCAGCGCCCGGTGCACGCCACGCGCTTCGAGGGCAGCCAGGGCCTCCTGCGTGAAGTGCAGGCCCGCGGTGGGCGCGGCCACGGCTCCGGAGGCGCGCGCGTACACGGTCTGGTAGCGCTCCGCGTCCGCGGCGTCCGGCTCCCGGGTGATGTAGGGCGGCAGCGGCAGGCGCCCCGCCGCGTCCAGCAGCGCGGCCAGCGAGGTACCGGGAGGGGCGTGGAACCGCACGCGGTACTCCCCTCCTCCCAGCGCCTCCTGGATTTCAGCCTCCAGGCCGCTGGCGAACGTCACGCGTTGCCCGGGCTTGAGCCCCTTGGAAGCCTGCCCCAGACAGACCCAGTCGAGCGACTCGGGGGCCTCCCCGAGCGCCGCCGAGGTCAGCGTGTTCTGGGCGGCCGGGCGCACGACGAGCAGCTCCACGCGGCCACCGGTGCCGGCCTTCTGGCCCAGCAGGCGCGCGGGGATGACTCGGGCGTCGTTGAGGACGAGCAGGTCCCCTGGGCGCAGCAGGTCCTGGAGTTCGGCGAACCGGCGGTGCGACCAGGTGCCACTGGAGCGGCTGATGGTCATCAAGCGCGACGCGTCCCGCTCGGCCAGGGGGGCCTGGGCGATCTGGGACTCGGGCAGCGCGAAGTCGTAATCAGAGAGACGGGACGACACGGAGGTGGCGCTTGTAGCAGCCCCCACGCCGTCGCGGAAAGCGCGCCGGACGCGGGAGGCGTCAGTAGAGCTGCTGCAGCTCGGCCCCGGGGTAGTAGTGGGAGAGGATCTCCCGGTACTCCCGGCCCTTGTCCGCGAGCGCCTTGGCGCCCCACTGACACAGGCCCGCCCCGTGGCCGTAGCCGCGACCCGTGAACACGTAACCGCGCTCGGTGCGTTCCACGTCGAAGTCCAGGCTCTTGAGCCGCGTGTAGCCAAGCTTGCGGCGCAGCTCCACGCCGTCCATGGAGGCGCCGTCCGCCAGGGTGACGCGTGTCACGCGGCGCGTCCGCGTGCGGGCCGCCACCTTGAGCCCCTGGGCCGGGTGATGGAGCGCCGCCTTGATGTCCGCGTCGGAAAGCGATGCCGTCCAGCGGCTGGCGGGCAGCTTTCCGCAGGGGCAGTCGACGGGCTGGAGGTACGGCAGGTCGCGTTGCAAGGCATCGAGCCCCGATTCCGTCCGGCCACCGCAGGAGGCATGGAAGTACGCCTCGATGGGCGCCAGTTCGTACGTGAGCACCTGCCCCCGCGTGGCCTCGACGGCGGCCCGGGTGCGAGGGTCCTCACGGTTGACGCCGCCGTAGACTTGATGGAGCACACTGCTGCCCAGGTGGAACGCGTTGCTGTAGGCATCCAGCTTCTTCTGGAGCGCATACGTCCGGGCGGCCACCGCCTGGGCCTTGAGGGCCTCCGGGGGAAACGACACGGGCATCTCGCTGCCCAGCACGGCGGCGAGGTAGTCCTCCAGGGGAATGACGTTGATGAGCTGCAGCCCACTGCGGTGCAGGCGCACCACCACATCGCCGCGGACCTGTGCCGCGCCGGCCTTGAGCGGCTCGGTGCCAGGCGCGGCCGAGGCCTCCGACATGCCAGCGCGGAAGCGGACGGAGTCGCCCTCCACGAGCGTGCCGTTGACCTCGATGCGGCCCCCCTTGCGGCGGATGTTCGCCTGTCCCGAGGTGATGGGGGCGAAGGTGGCCTCCTCGCGGTCGGGACCGGAGGCCAGCCCCCGGCCGCGGATGCGCACCTCGCTGCCCGCGTCCTCGATGGCGATGCGCAGGGTCTCCACGGCGAGCGCGCCCGAAGGGACCAGCAGGAGCAGGACGAGTGCAACAGGTCGCAACATGGCGCCGAAGTGTAGAGGCGTGAGTGCTCGCCTCAAGAAAACGTCCGGCGGATGGGAGAGGATGGCTCACCCGTGACGTCACCTTCGCGCGCTGCCCTCCCCACGACCTTCGTCACCGCCCTGCGCGAGCTGGAGCCCCGTCCCGCCGCGATGCTCATCCACCGGTTGGTGGAGGGCCGCTCGCGGGAAGCCTGCGCGACGCACTACGGCATCCCCGCCCAAGCCTTCTCCGTGCTGCTGCTGAGGGCCGCCATTGCTCTGGCCCTGCACCGAAGTGCCCCCGCCCGCGAGCCCGCCAATGAGGACGAGGAAGCCGCCTGGGCACGAATGCTCGCGGACGCGCTGGAGCGCCAGGACGCGAAGTTCCCCACCGCGCTGACGCCGGTGGTGGAGACGTGCCGAGAGCTCCAGACGCTGGCGCCCCAGGTCGCCACGGGCCTGGAGACCGCGGAGCAGGAAGCCCGCGCGTCCCCCCAGCGCCGCCGCGAGGAGTGGGTGCGGCGGCTCGCTGTGGCTTTGCTGCTGGCGATGACGGCCTGGCTGTACCTGTCGAAGCCCGGAGGCCCTTCGGAGCCCCGCCAACGTCCACCGGTGCACACCGCGCCTGCCCGTCCCTGAGGGAACGACACCGAGGGACCACGCCGCTGGACGCCAGGGGCCGCGGACACATAAGGAAATCGACCATGCGCGCCCTTCCACGGATGCTGCTGGCCTGCGTACTGCTTACGGCCTGTGCGAAGCAGGTGGACGCCCGCGTCGCAGGCAACGACGACGCGGCCGTCGACTCGCTGTCCCTACGGCTTGAGGAGCTTCGGACGCGCGACGACCTGGACGACGCGACGTGCGCGGACCGCTGCTCGGTGGGAACGCAGACTTGCGAGCTGGCGGAGGCGCTGTGCGCGCTCGTGGAGCGCCATCCCGACCGTGA from Myxococcus xanthus encodes the following:
- the secD gene encoding protein translocase subunit SecD, whose amino-acid sequence is MDRGWWWKFGLIVAVTLGSIWFLIPTYYSLVVLDRDQRNNLAVLEERMPSWAPPAKYRLNLGLDLQGGIHMVMRVDTKTALQKRTERRAQQIVNYINDKKLGEVTADTDPEKLEVTLTAKDPATMDAIQKEVLATFTDFKEVSRSGASLVLVQDESQANVFRTEAVDQAMLVIRRRIDKWGVAEVDVRKLGADSIQISLPGRSNAEQAKELVGTTAQLEFRMVDDTNPQFFAQLLQATPPPAGSEITLTTEGGFPQLQAPTREAIIEYTKDKVPENRVVLTECIANPVKKNECTSYRSYLLDKNVPLTGESLASADANISQLNEPEVNISFDPAGAREFERLTEQGVGRRMAIVLDENVQTAPNINEKISGGSARITMGRMGGRTFEEWLGEAQTLALVLKAGALPAPVTVGEIRQVGASLGDELIRKGGMAAVLGLGLVILFMAIYYKASGLIADLALLLNGLLILAGLAFFNATLTLPGIAGFVLTLGVAVDANVLINERIREELGHGKTARAAVDQGYDRAFWTIFDSHVTALISAFILFFTGTGPVRGFATTLIIGLLASLFTSITVTRVIMTYFVHGRNAKVVSV
- the yajC gene encoding preprotein translocase subunit YajC; this encodes MAESFLILAQAGGGNPLGTLGFLVILVGIMYFVMIRPQQKQLKEHRALLSALKKGDEVVTSGGILGKIHLVDERTVTLEVSSGVRIRVLKTAISAKGAVAEGTPAATATAAGEKKEEK
- the tgt gene encoding tRNA guanosine(34) transglycosylase Tgt, which translates into the protein MGEQQEAKQSGGKGDTRVEPGMVRFELLHEDASGTKARRGRLHTPHGPVETPIFMPVGTVGSVKGVGPDDLLTLDAQIILGNTYHLMLRPGEALVGEMGGLHRFVSWNRPMLTDSGGFQVFSLSEKRKITEEGAAFQSHLDGARHFLTPERSIDIQETLGADVIMAFDECPPSTEDRAYLEASLARTTRWLHRCVKAWSRERSSLFGIVQGGLHEDLRKRHAEEVCAVDLPGYALGGYSVGEAPEAMHDGVAYSAPLLPRDKPRYLMGVGTPVDLVTCVEHGVDMFDCVLPTRCARNGLLFTSEGKVVIRNAAYARDPRPVDPACSCYTCRNFSRAYLRHLFAAQELLAMRLNTIHNLHYFLGLMAEVRRAVAEDRFATFAREFRARAKAQEAERTRGR
- the queA gene encoding tRNA preQ1(34) S-adenosylmethionine ribosyltransferase-isomerase QueA, whose translation is MSSRLSDYDFALPESQIAQAPLAERDASRLMTISRSSGTWSHRRFAELQDLLRPGDLLVLNDARVIPARLLGQKAGTGGRVELLVVRPAAQNTLTSAALGEAPESLDWVCLGQASKGLKPGQRVTFASGLEAEIQEALGGGEYRVRFHAPPGTSLAALLDAAGRLPLPPYITREPDAADAERYQTVYARASGAVAAPTAGLHFTQEALAALEARGVHRALVTLDVGPGTFLPVREDDLDKHHMHPERYSVPEATAKAINAARAEGRRVVAVGTTVVRTLESATDPETGRLRAGPGETTLFIRPGFAFRQVDLLLTNFHLPRSTLVVLVSALLGRERTLEAYAEAVRAGYRFFSYGDAMLVSE
- a CDS encoding SpoIID/LytB domain-containing protein: MLRPVALVLLLLVPSGALAVETLRIAIEDAGSEVRIRGRGLASGPDREEATFAPITSGQANIRRKGGRIEVNGTLVEGDSVRFRAGMSEASAAPGTEPLKAGAAQVRGDVVVRLHRSGLQLINVIPLEDYLAAVLGSEMPVSFPPEALKAQAVAARTYALQKKLDAYSNAFHLGSSVLHQVYGGVNREDPRTRAAVEATRGQVLTYELAPIEAYFHASCGGRTESGLDALQRDLPYLQPVDCPCGKLPASRWTASLSDADIKAALHHPAQGLKVAARTRTRRVTRVTLADGASMDGVELRRKLGYTRLKSLDFDVERTERGYVFTGRGYGHGAGLCQWGAKALADKGREYREILSHYYPGAELQQLY